In one window of Euwallacea similis isolate ESF13 chromosome 4, ESF131.1, whole genome shotgun sequence DNA:
- the LOC136408124 gene encoding pyridoxine/pyridoxamine 5'-phosphate oxidase-like, translated as MSSKLAKIEILPNQRPLDLLKDWIDDFRRHTTVPVIFSLATVGNSGDVKNRFIALQNLTEDGLVFNTNRNSPKVQQIEENPKVAACFPFAYTDGNTLRQVRIEGTAEKVTTKITQETFNSFPLHVKMRALLIPEQSVEVQWDELKARHDALLAKVSRNEVEANPPEHLVEYKILPKTFDFYHAHNEEIADRVFFKCVSGAWTHTHLTA; from the exons ATGTCGTCTAAACTTGCTAAAATCGAAATTCTCCCCAACCAACGTCCTTTAGATCTCCTAAAGGACTGGATAGATGACTTTCGAAGACACACCACCGTTCCTGTAATATTTAGTTTGGCTACTGTCGGAAA caGTGGAGATGTTAAAAACAGATTTATAGCCCTTCAAAACTTGACTGAAGATGGGTTGGTGTTCAACACAAATCGTAACAGTCCTAAAGTTCAACAGATT GAAGAAAATCCTAAAGTTGCTGCCTGTTTCCCATTCGCGTATACAGATGGGAATACATTACGACag GTCCGCATAGAGGGAACCGCTGAAAAAGTCACAACTAAAATTACCCAAGAAACCTTTAATTCATTTCCGTTACATGTAAAAATGAGAGCCCTCCTTATTCCCGAGCAAAGCGTTGAGGTGCAGTGGGATGAGTTGAAGGCCCGACATGACGCACTTCTAGCGAAAGTGTCCAGGAATGAAGTAGAAGCAAATCCACCTGAACATTT AGTGGAATACAAAATCTTGCCCAAGACATTCGATTTCTACCATGCACATAACGAGGAAATAGCAGACAGGGTTTTCTTTAAGTGTGTTTCAGGAGCATGGACCCATACCCACTTGACTGCGTAA
- the rk gene encoding leucine-rich repeat-containing G-protein coupled receptor 5, with protein MRLKPLGQSASRKIRTILDLSCDFVMASSSPWKKYKSSALLSLLLSVLLLPCGGAIGFTEETFSPCPVFGQGRCYCTPDLHEFQCRGAGFTEVPELPYSISKLDLTSNNITELNETSLGHYMNLEELILSANKLDSIHSKTFAKNTQLKRLILQNCGLKHIPSEALRSLIKLQTLQVGNNALGHLEPDTLESLPNLRSLRIDSNLLRRVPTQALAMLPRLEVLNLASNQISSITMDSFPPMNSLLILLLKRNQIVQIEDFGFVHLTSLRILELDDNFLTQIPVAITKLPDLQELSISGNRIKFIAGGVLQLTPALALLELKGNPLVAVDAQAFSHLPRLRKLILSDAKELSTFPNLNGTSSLEVLRLDRAGLSHVPSSICSFCPKLKSLDVKSNKLEEVPDLNNCREIRVLDLASNSIRSIEGRPFRGMYQMHDLLLAHNRIQYIPMDAFYNLSKLQVLDMEHNQISFIHPEAFLAISKVEDLNLGNNVFPQLPTAGLERLLHLKTFNNPNLREFPPPEEFPRIQTLILSYAYHCCAFLPLVPSNPPPIAKDIIVFPDIEDIDLNIWNSSSVDIWPSQQNITKSFGRQFEAIWENIRSDFTYPGNFPSYMEEYISEEDVPVRFPGDSLVTDAPGKIQCLPLPGPFLPCQDLFDWWTLRCGVWIVFLCSLLGNGTVVFVLIFSRSKMDVPKFLVCNLAAADFFMGIYLGFLAVVDASTLGEFRMYAIPWQMSPGCQLAGFLGVLSSELSVYTLAVITLERNYAITHAMHLNKRLSLRHAGYIMICGWSFAIVMAVLPLFNISDYRKFAVCLPFEIKDVGSLTYVVFLMFINGVAFLILMGCYLKMYCAIRGSQAWNSNDSRIAKRMALLVFTDFLCWSPIAFFSLTAAFGLQLITLEQAKVFTVFVLPLNSCCNPFLYAILTKQFKKDCVMICKAIEESRVTRGIGRCRHSSNFSNRQTPANTNSLADRSSRENQHHQIPQCTCNTKLLGDKGQPRVPQRLERQPTSREWLLSKARWLFCVRRPPRHRRPPNTTYTYQIAEIQQKQHKRASSMSSSENFSSSRSDSWRNNPHNCGIPLRMLDPKRRAASWVVTRKTSQDSNLSSSRNDSSGSATTASTSTWRMSRSSGSSEPSRIIRVKPRLTRQYAFHDDLDPPGSPGRLTVRFLTTIPSAAETSMLEEEAQSSSAVSPAKENDDSPEPFYAILHSPVAPSTPTRRQSIITLHPASETLNNNNDSDGNKEIAATSISIANETLVAESDNEVITSSITEVDLVQVNSTCNGGVSNGVSSSEILVASHQSVVQVSEAGSSS; from the exons GGATTTAACCAGCAACAACATAACAGAACTAAACGAGACGTCTCTGGGGCATTACATGAACCTCGAAGAACT GATCTTGTCAGCTAATAAGTTAGACAGTATTCATTCCAAGACTTTTGCCAAAAACACTCAACTCAAAAGACT gattttacAAAACTGTGGTCTGAAGCATATTCCGTCTGAAGCACTGAGGTCTCTGATAAAACTTCAAACACT ACAAGTTGGCAACAATGCGCTGGGACACTTGGAACCGGACACCCTAGAATCGCTACCCAATCTGCGCAGCTTGCGCATCGATAGTAACCTATTGCGCAGGGTACCAACGCAAGCCTTGGCCATGTTGCCACGTTTAGAAGTTTT GAACTTGGCCAGCAACCAGATATCCAGTATCACTATGGACTCATTTCCGCCCATGAATAGCCTGCTCATCTT GTTATTAAAAAGGAACCAAATCGTGCAGATTGAAGACTTTGGATTCGTCCACCTCACTTCACTGAGAATTCT CGAACTTGACGACAACTTTCTTACTCAGATTCCTGTGGCCATTACCAAACTTCCGGATTTGCAGGAACT GTCCATCTCAGGAAATAGGATTAAGTTCATTGCTGGAGGGGTGCTGCAACTGACCCCAGCCCTTGCCCTTTTAGAACTGAAAGGGAACCCTTTGGTTGCAGTAGATGCCCAAGCGTTTTCCCACCTACCTCGCCTCCGAAAGCT tatTCTCTCCGATGCCAAAGAACTGTCGACATTCCCGAATTTAAACGGAACTAGTTCCCTCGAAGTTTTAAGGCTGGATAGGGCTGGATTGAGCCACGTTCCTTCATCCATATGTAGTTTTTGCCCCAAACTGAAAAGTTT GGATGTTAAATCGAATAAATTGGAAGAAGTTCCCGACCTTAATAACTGTCGGGAAATAAGGGTATT AGATTTAGCAAGTAATTCAATTAGGTCAATTGAAGGGAGGCCATTTCGTGGAATGTACCAAATGCACGATTTATTGTTAGCCCACAATCGGATTCAGTACATTCCTATGGAtgctttttataatttatcgAAACTGCAAGTttt GGATATGGAGCATAATCAAATATCCTTCATACATCCTGAAGCATTTTTGGCTATATCAAAAGTCGAGGATTT GAATTTAGGCAACAACGTGTTCCCGCAACTACCCACCGCAGGGCTAGAAAGGCTACTGCACTTGAAAACATTCAACAATCCCAATTTAAGAGAATTTCCTCCTCCAGAGGAGTTTCCGAGGATCCAGACTCTGATTTTATCATATGCTTACCATTGCTGCGCATTTTTACCCTTGGTACCCTCAAACCCACCCCCCATTGCCAAAGACATAATTGTGTTTCCAGATATCGAGGATATCGATTTGAATATCTGGAATAGTTCTTCCGTGGATATTTGGCCTTCCCAAC AGAACATTACCAAAAGCTTTGGAAGACAATTCGAGGCCATATGGGAAAACATCAGATCTGATTTTACTTATCCAGGAAATTTTCCTTCATACATGGAAGAATATATCTCCGAAGAAGATGTTCCAGTAAGATTTCCTGGAGACTCTCTAGTAACAGATGCTCCAGGAAAAATCCAGTGCCTCCCACTTCCAGGCCCATTCCTGCCGTGTCAGGATTTATTCGATTGGTGGACCTTGAGATGTGGGGTCTGGATAGTCTTCCTTTGCTCCCTCCTCGGAAACGGAACTGTAGTGTTTGTTCTCATATTTTCCAGAAGTAAAATGGATGTTCCAAAGTTTTTAGTGTGCAACTTAGCAGCTGCAGATTTTTTCATGGGAATTTACCTAG GATTCCTGGCTGTCGTCGACGCTTCCACCCTAGGCGAGTTCCGCATGTATGCCATCCCCTGGCAAATGTCTCCTGGATGTCAATTAGCCGGATTTCTAGGGGTTCTCAGCTCCGAGCTGTCTGTCTACACGCTGGCAGTGATTACCCTGGAAAGGAACTATGCCATAACTCATGCTATGCACCTCAATAAACGTTTATCTTTAAGACACGCCGGTTATATCATGATATGTGGATGGAGTTTCGCGATAGTAATGGCCGTTCTCCCGCTTTTTAACATCTCAGATTACCGAAAGTTCGCGGTGTGTTTGCCTTTCGAGATAAAGGACGTGGGGAGCTTAACTTACGTAGTGTTTCTCATGTTTATTAATGGGGTGGCATTTTTAATCCTTATGGGTTGCTATCTCAAAATGTACTGTGCCATCCGAGGATCTCAAGCCTGGAACTCGAATGACTCCCGTATAGCCAAGAGGATGGCCCTTTTAGTGTTTACGGACTTCTTGTGTTGGTCACCCATCGCATTTTTTTCCTTGACCGCAGCATTCGGACTGCAACTTATCACTCTAGAGCAAGCCAAAGTTTTCACAGTGTTCGTTTTGCCTTTAAATTCGTGCTGCAACCCGTTTTTGTACGCAATTTTGACTAAGCAGTTCAAGAAGGATTGTGTGATGATATGTAAGGCCATTGAGGAGAGTCGAGTCACGAGGGGGATTGGAAGATGTCGGCATAGCTCCAATTTCAGTAATAGACAGACTCCTGCTAATACCAATAGTTTAGCTGATAG ATCATCAAGGGAGAATCAACACCACCAGATTCCTCAATGCACCTGCAACACCAAACTCCTGGGTGATAAAGGGCAACCTCGAGTTCCACAGAGACTAGAAAGGCAACCTACCTCTAGAGAATGGTTGCTAAGCAAGGCAAGATGGTTGTTTTGCGTGCGGCGACCACCCAGACACCGGCGACCTCCCAACACCACTTACACCTACCAAATTGCAGAGATCCAACAAAAGCAGCACAAGAGAGCTTCTTCCATGTCTTCCAGTGAGAATTTCAGTTCTTCAAG GTCTGATTCCTGGAGGAATAATCCTCATAACTGCGGAATTCCTCTGAGAATGTTGGATCCGAAAAGACGAGCTGCATCCTGGGTGGTAACAAGGAAAACATCGCAAGATTCCAATTTGTCGAGTTCAAGGAATGATTCCTCTGGATCTGCCACCACCGCAAGTACTAGCACTTGGAGAATGTCACGATCCAGCGGCTCCAGTGAACCTTCCAGAATCATCAGAGTTAAACCCAGATTAACCAGGCAATATGCTTTTCATGATGATCTGGATCCTCCAGGGTCTCCTGGACGCTTAACG gtCCGCTTCCTCACAACCATTCCATCAGCTGCAGAGACCAGTATGTTAGAAGAAGAAGCTCAATCGAGTTCAGCAGTAAGTCCCGCCAAAGAAAATGATGATTCTCCAGAACCTTTCTACGCAATTTTGCATAGTCCCGTAGCCCCTTCAACCCCCACCCGTAGACAGTCCATTATAACCCTTCATCCAGCCTCAGAGAcgttgaataataataatgattctGATGGTAATAAAGAGATTGCCGCTACCTCCATTAGCATTGCCAACGAAACGTTGGTTGCAGAGAGTGATAATGAAGTTATTACAAGTAGTATTACAGAAGTagatttagttcaggttaatagTACGTGTAACGGTGGTGTGAGTAATGGTGTAAGTAGTAGTGAAATTCTTGTTGCTAGTCATCAGTCAGTTGTGCAAGTGTCTGAGGCTGGTTCCTCTAGCTGA